DNA sequence from the Marinilongibacter aquaticus genome:
ACGGGGATCCCATTTACGTGTTAGGTGACCGAAGTGTACACCTGCATCAAGTAAGTCTTTGTACTGTAACTGTGCCATTTTACTTTTTTAATTGTATTGAATTGATTTAAGCAGCCCCAACACACCGGACACGATAAGTGCTGGGCTGGACGATCTTTTGAAGGCGAATTTGACTCTGCATCCCAAAAAAACACAGAGCCAAATTCGCCGAAATGAATTAACGTTTAGAGAACTGGAATCTTCTACGGGCTTTTCTGCGACCGTATTTCTTACGTTCAACCATTCTCGAATCACGCGTCAAGAAGCCTTCTTTCTTCAATGCCGGACGGTTGTCTGCATCGGCTTCTACAAGTGCACGGGAAATCGCAAGACGCACCGCTTCGGCTTGTCCAGCGATACCGCCACCGCGTACGTTTACTTTAACATCGTATTGTCCACCTTTTTCGATCAAGTTGAACGGTTGGTTCAAGATAATCTGAAGGACTTCTGTAGGGAAGTAAGTTTGAAGCTCGCGGCCATTTACGGTGATATCACCTTTACCTGGCTGCATGTATATACGAGCTACGGCTGTCTTTCTTCTACCTACGGTATTGATAACTTGCATAGTCTTTAATGTTTTGATTCAGAATTAGATTTCGATTGACTTAGGCTGCTGAGCTTCGTGTGGGTGCTGATCTCCAGCATACACAAAAAGGTTTCTAAACTGCTCACGGCCCAAACGAGTTTTTGGAAGCATACCTTTCACGGCATACTCAACCACTCTTCTACCGTCTTTCTCCATCAATTCACGCGGAGTAGCAAAACGCTGACCACCCGGATGGCCCGTATGACGCACATATTGCTTTTGTGTCATCTTCTTTCCGGTGAAACGCACCTTGTCTGCGTTGATTACGATTACATTGTCGCCGCAATCTACGTGAGGCGTATAGT
Encoded proteins:
- the rplM gene encoding 50S ribosomal protein L13; this translates as MDTLSFKTISANKQTVNKEWVIVDAKNQIVGRLCSQIASILKGKHKTNYTPHVDCGDNVIVINADKVRFTGKKMTQKQYVRHTGHPGGQRFATPRELMEKDGRRVVEYAVKGMLPKTRLGREQFRNLFVYAGDQHPHEAQQPKSIEI
- the rpsI gene encoding 30S ribosomal protein S9; this translates as MQVINTVGRRKTAVARIYMQPGKGDITVNGRELQTYFPTEVLQIILNQPFNLIEKGGQYDVKVNVRGGGIAGQAEAVRLAISRALVEADADNRPALKKEGFLTRDSRMVERKKYGRRKARRRFQFSKR